DNA sequence from the Pogoniulus pusillus isolate bPogPus1 chromosome 7, bPogPus1.pri, whole genome shotgun sequence genome:
TGGAAGTGAAAATATTTTAGGCTTGAAACAGTGCCAAGGATGAAAACTGATTGCAGGAAACATTTCTACCCTGGTGTGGTGTAGGATTTTTCTTTCTACTCTGGTTACAAAGACCTTGAGCTGATTGTGTGCAGGTGGCAGGGCCAGGGTCCTCATTGCTTTACCTTCCTAGTGCTGGTGGCAGAGCGTGTGAAGCCAGCCACAATAaccagaaggctgctgagggctcCTTCAGCTGGAGGAAGCAacatgctgccagcctgggctggtttCTGTGATTACGTCCCAGCGGGTGTGTCAGTTAAAAccctgcacaggagcagcatTGCTCAGGCAAATGCGAGCAGAGCCAAGCTGGAGCAGTCGAGGTGACAGCTGAGAAGAGATGGCCTCAGTGGGTCCTCCTCCAACCTCCACACAGCCTGACTTACCCTCTGGAATCGCCGTCTTCTTAAAGATCCCTTACGCCTTCATCCTACCAGAGATAGTGAgtatgctgagctctgctgctttacAGCACTAGCTAATGTAGAAGTTAGGGAATGCCCCCCAAAATGATTCCCAAGACAATGTTAGTAGGAAATAGTGTCTCTTCTTTTGGCTTATATTGAATACACAAAGATGGTCTACGTGGTGTGTTTCTTTTAGAACAGCTTGAGGACACTAGCTCTGTGTCAGAACCTGTGTGGGCATTTGCTGCTTTGgggctggagaggctgagaagctTCTGGCACctctgaggcaggagcagcactaGTTATTGCCTAGAAATGCTTGAAAAATCAAGGGAATTTTGTTCACTCTATTAAGACTTTCCAAGGCCCTGAAAGAAACTGGGCATCTTGTGTGCCAGCCCACGTCTGTCAAATTATTGTAGGTCCAGAGGGCATCCAATGTAATTGGCAGAGATAACCGTTGGTGTACTTTGACACATGACACAGTGCTGCTGACCCACAGCAGCCATGCTCCATGGGTGCAATTGCTGTGGCTGAGGTTTGCTGTGAGCTGCCTTTGGTGTCAGGCTCAGCTCCCCACTCTTCATCTGAGGGAGTTTCATCCACCAGAGCTGGAAGGGCACAGGGCACCATGAACTTATTCAGATAACCACACGTGCTGTTTGTGCACAGCAAATATTTTAGGTGGATCCAGAGCAAGCAACTCCATGTTGGTGAACAGAGCCAGGAGACTTCCTCATGCCATGATTTCAAGCCCAGAAGATTTACAACAGGCATAGCTGGGCTGATGGGGCCGTTCACCTTTCCCAGATAAAAGCACATTTTATGGCTTCTCCAAAGCCCTTGGGGGAGACATTTCCTTGTGTTGAACACGACAGCAagtctttccccttttttttgtaAAATGCACTTTCAAGTATTTCCCAAGAGCATTCAGGGAAACTTGTGCCAGCTTAAGGTGATGCTGTTGTGCTGGTTATGTGCTGGGAGGCTGGTTAATGCTGCCTGAGGATGCAGGATTTCAGGCCAGCATGGAAAGGAGATGAGGAGGGATTTGGGGTGGAGAAGGGGCTTTCCCCATCCCATGGTCATCAGAGGTGACTGCGCTTGTCCCTGGCAGGTCTTCGGGATCTGGGTGTGGATCCTCGTCGCTGCTACTTCTGTCTCATTCCCgctgctgcagggatgggtgATGTATGTGTCCCTCACCTCTTCCATCATCTCCGTGCTGCTCCTCTTAGGCTACCTCCTAGGCTTCCACAAAAACAGCGAGAACTGGAAAGTGCTGGTAAGGCGGGGCCGAGACACCAGTAGATGTTGATAGCAGCAGTGTGGGTGCGAGACCATCATGGCTTGTTGTGGGTTAGCCAGTCAGTTACCTGACCCTTAAACAAAGAACCAGCTCTTTTTCCTCCCTTAGCCTTGGCTACAAATGCCTTGGTTGCTGCATGGGCACAGGGGAGGGTTCAGTTTGGCAtgagggtttggccccagcctctCTCTGGGTGTGCATCTCATTCAAGCACTTTCAAGTGCAGAAGATGGTGCTGGGCAGACTTTGATCCTTGCCGCTCCCTTGTTGTGCAGGACAGTTTGTACCACGGTGCCACAGCCATTCTGTACATGAGTGCTGCTGTCTTGCAAGCCAATGCGACCATCCGCTCTGAGTCCAGCCCCAACTCACCACTCTACTACCAGCTGAACTGTGCTGCAACGGTGAGTGGGTCCAGAAAACCCCAAAGAACCTGCAGGTCCATTTGGGGAGATGCAAGGGCAAACATAAAAACCGCAGCAGAGTGATCCTAAGTCAAGCTGTCACACTGGTCAGAGCTTCAGCTACttgtctctgctgcagtgtgCAGCCAGCATGGACTTCTCAGCATCTAGCAGCTCAGGGACAGTCTTGAGTGGCTGCCTCTTGGAAAGCGTGTGGGGGTTTGCCTCTTTGAGGCTAGAGACAGCTTTAGGTTGGGAGGTTTCCCCAGTTTGAGAGTACCAAGAGGAAATAAGTTTATACTCTCATAGCTGACCCCAGCTTTTGTTCTTCTTCTTGTACAGTTCTTCGCCTTCATCACAACCCTGCTGTACATCCTCCATGCCTTCAGCATCTACTACCAATGAGCTCAGCAGCGCTGGCTTTGCCTCTACAGCATGAGGGCTTTCCCAGTGCAAGGGATGCAGCTGTTTTCCATCAAGGcatccctgccccagccctgtcaccCACCCTATGGTGACAGCAGTTGCTTTTCCACATCACTGAAGGAGGGATTTTGGCACAGCAGTGTTGTGTCTGTGCTTGCAGGGATATTTTGTGCCTTGCCCAACAGCTACACAAGGGGAGGGACTGGATGCAGGCTTCAAGTTGCCTCCTACTCTGACGTTCCACCAAATATAGAtgatgaaggaaaggaaaataaaatcactgTTCCTTCAGCAAACCATTTCCTTTCTTACATTATGTTTCAGTCTCTGATTCAGCTAAGTCTCTCCCCAACAGATAAATGTGTAACGGTAATACAATACTGTGTTCTTTGGTTTTCAGATAGCTTCACTTGGTATATGCATCATTTAGAACAAAGCATCTATTAACAGTGTCTGACCAAACAGCTTTCCACCACTATCCAAGCTATGTTCATTGAACAAGCTCATTTTACTCTGTAAGAGTTAAACACTTCCTTTCAGAAACCATAGTATGTCCACAGACTGAGAAAGCTACAGCAGCCTTTTTAGAGAAGTAAATCCTAGGAACTTCTAACAAACTTCTAGTTACAGTATAAAACTACAGCATGAAAAGATGACTTATTTCAGTTATTTCAGGTAGTTCTTCTCCAGTGCCTACTAACTACCATTACAAAATCCACAGCCACAAAGTTCAGTCACTGGCAGCACCATCAACTAGCACCAGTGTTAACGGCATCTCTGCTCTCTTCATCTTTAGTGCTGGAGTGGCTGGCAGAGGGAgttccctcctctctctgcctcagaAAATCCTCCACTTCAGGGATATCATTGACTCGCAGGACATCTAAGTAGAGAAGGTAGTCCTGGAGGCAAGCTGGCAATGGCAGTTCCCGGATAAAGTGGTCTGAGCGCAGGCGTTCACTGGTTAAAATGGACCGGATCTCAAGACGACAAAGATGAGACAGGGAAGGAATGAAGGCTGAAAAATTAAGAGTCAAACACTGAACACCATGGGACTGCATTGCTTGCCTACAGTTAGCTGCTCTAGTTGGATCTCACCCAAACCACCCAGCTTCTGGCAGATAACAAGGCAGTGTTCTTGATAGTGAAGTGCAGCTGCCTGCTAGAATCAGCATTTTTGGAATTTCCCTATAGGAGCTGGAAAAGTTACCCTAAACTTCTAGAAACAAAGTGTCAAAGAATCATTTTATCATTATCATCAATCATTTAACCAAGCTAGAACAACTACCTTCCTGCAGGGGAGAGAGGCCCATGCTACCGAAGTAGTAAATCCCTTCTTAGGAAATCCCTTTTATAGTAAGTATGAAATGACAGCATGACTCAGTTGGACCATGATGCTTGATGTTCTAGTATGTGGCGAAATAACTCAACTCAGGACAGGCACTGTGCCAAAAGACACATGCATGCTCACTCAAACACTAACTTTCCATCATAGATCAGTTTATCCTGATAGAGAGCTCTAGTGCCTCCAAACTTTCCTGGAGCAGCTTCTCCATTTGTGTTATTCACAAGGAATCTGTGATATCAACTGCAGTAATTTCTGGATTTCAGTATGGCAGGGTAAGGACAAAAGGTGTGAAACTCCTCACAACCGTTCATTTTGCAGGCCTTCAGCTGGACATGTGAACACCCATCCTGGAACTTCTCTGCACAAAGTGCCAGTTTTTGCATTCTTGTGCTCACACAGAGCCAGCTGAAGTGCTTGGTTATTTCTCGGGTGAGGAAGCCTgcctctcagcacagcagctgccctgcctgtgctAGGCTAAAAGAACGAAACCTTCCATCTTCCTCCCactgctttttcctttctgctttctctctctggcTACTACAACACAAAACCTTTTATTATATATTTACTAATACAAAAGTAAACAAAGAAAGAACTTCATCTAAGTGTCCCCATATAAAATGtttgttggctttgtttttttgaTCTAAAAATAtactagctagcttcaaagacTCCAAAGAAATTGCTACTTAATAACATTATCACTCAGACATTAAACTTATTAAAGACCCTTTTAGAGAAGAATTTGCTTTGAAATAGATCACCAATGAAGATACCCAAACAGAGTTTTTGAGTTAGGGTCAGAAAGCTGTGACTGGTTTCTGAATGGTGAATGCAGCAAGCACTGGCCTTTCGAATGACCACCTTTTGATTACACGAGCGACAAAGAACAGCTAGATTTGCAGGTATTTAATATGGTATTTTGTATAGGTTGTATTTTAATTACTGTCAGGTGCTTATAGAATAGGATAGACATTTGATTGAAACACAAATTCACCTACAGCCTGCAGGCTGGCATACACAGACTTTTTCTTCCTAGTTTAACCACTTACCAAAATGGCTTTCGGGAGACCAGGCAAACTGCTCTTTGTAGTCCAAAAGGTCTTTCTCTACAGCTGgaggaagcctcttccagtttGTGAACTCCAACATGAAATTAAGGACATCCTTGCTCACCAAGAAAATCCTGCATAACAAAAACTCCCATAAAATATCATTTTACTCTAATTATAATAATGGAAACAACATcatcttcttctctgcagacacTCTAAAtctgcctgaatgcattcctgtgtgacctactctaggtgatcctgacctggcagggaggttggactagatgatcttttgaggttacTTCTAACCCTTactgttccatgattctacaaaaTGGGAAGCTTTATGATTTTCTAACAAAAATATATATCCTAAGCCCAGAAAGAGAAAATCATTAAAGACAAACCCAAAGAAATTTTCACAGCACAAGCCTCTAGTAATCTGATTTTACCTTCCTCCATTTCTTTTTAGAAGTTTGGACTGTATGAGAAAAATATCTGCTCTGAAATTCACATACCTCAGTAAAAGTGTGTAAAGAGGTTTAAGTAATAGTAAGTAAACCAGTCTGATTTTAGTACTGTGAGTGCTGAAGAGCCATGCAGTTTCCTGAATGGTTTCTTGGCTAGATCCTGAATTTTCATCTGAATGGAAATATAAATGCTCTGAACACACAAAAATACTAGACTGAAAAGTTTTAATACATCTCCCTTTTTTTGGGAGGTTGTCAAAGTTATTTTATGTCCTTTCTAGTTTTTATGATTACATTTTTCTCATTCGACTGAACTTTCACACGTTCACCAAAACCCATTCACAGGAGAGCTGATTGCCTGGCTTCTCTAAGAGAATGGTGATGTTACTTTTCCCATTGGTAATTTGTCTGTGCTCTAGACTGACTATGATTTATTATACAGTTGTTCTGTTCTGCATGAAGAGCCAAAGACAGTTAAGGAACCACACGCAGAAATATCATTTGCCATCTACTATCCTCTTATAGTCCAGGAAGATAAAGTTACTGAAGTTAAAACTTTCTAAAATATTAGTTTTGTAGATGATGATGTGGTGCTACTTTGAAAAGCTGACACTTAAACAAAGGAAGTAATTGGTTTAGAAGTACTTGTGGATACTGTAATAAAATAATCAGAATGCATCATACATGATTCACATTTCTCCTCCAGCTACTATGAGTGGATTTCTTTCAGACTTTCCCTAAGCCTCACTATTTCTGATCACAGCAACTAATGATGAAGTACTGTCCTCTGAAAGCATATGTAAATAACACTGGCAACAGCTTTGCAGACTATCATACAGTATTTAAATAAGCAAGATCACATTGTCTCCTTACCAGAGCCTGCACATCAAGTTCACTGGGTTAAAGCCAGCCAAAAGCAGGTGAGGCAGCCATTCCTTATACTCCTCGTGAACCTTAAGGGTGTAACTTGTGAACTTTTGTAACTGATCCCCAGAAGGTAGAGAACAACCCAGCTTCAAGAAACGTTGAAACaaaggaaacttctcatggaaTAGGCAATATCCCAAATTAATCCCAAGTAAGGTGATCCCGTATTTCAGGAGAATATCAATGAAATGAAAAAATCTGTGAACAGCACACAAGAAATGGGGCATCCTGTTAGTTCTTCCTCAGAAAGCAGGTACCGTTTCACTTTTTACCTCTAAGAAAGACAATTTCTTTATCAAAACTCTCctgaaaccaaagaaaaaaacatcacaCCATTCTAACTGCAGTTCTTTCTGGAAAGCATCCGTTTAGAAACACAGAACTAGTTCAGGAGATCCCAGTCCCTATATTTAACTCATGATTTCTTTTTCATCCTGAAATCTAAGGTTCAAACCAGCTTCCAGCTCTTCACAGCAAGCTTTTCATACCAAACAGATCAATTTTGAACCAACAGCCCAAAGTCATCAATTGCTTCTGTCTGTAAGCCATAGGTATTACCATAGTACTGATCTGCCACACACCTGCTAGAAATAGAAAGCACTGTGCCCACTTGATGAGTTTTCGCCTTAAAATATGCCAGACACAATAAATGGAAATCCCATAAGACTTTGCCCCAGAAATCAGGGATCAGTCTGCTGTTCAAATTTAGTTAGGATTTAATTTACACCCAGCTGTATTTACAGGAAGTTCTGAAACCTGCTGAATACTGTACACATTATAAAATGGTTCTATTAAAATCGTTGTATTGCTATCATACTGTCATATTCTAAGCAATGAAGATTAGGATTATGACTGATAAAGTGTTAGTAATTAGATCATACATTATTTCATCAAAGTGGTGACACATGTTACTTTCCTCATTCACAACACATTTTAGTAGGTAT
Encoded proteins:
- the MALL gene encoding MAL-like protein, which encodes MASVGPPPTSTQPDLPSGIAVFLKIPYAFILPEIVFGIWVWILVAATSVSFPLLQGWVMYVSLTSSIISVLLLLGYLLGFHKNSENWKVLDSLYHGATAILYMSAAVLQANATIRSESSPNSPLYYQLNCAATFFAFITTLLYILHAFSIYYQ